In Terriglobus sp. TAA 43, a single window of DNA contains:
- the gudD gene encoding glucarate dehydratase — MSELKGAPVITEMRVVPVAGQDSMLLNLSGAHAPFFTRNLVLLTDSAGNTGVGEVPGGESIREVLEQSREIVVGSSIAAYRTTLQRVHTAFADRDSGGRGLQTFDLRVAIHAVTALEAALLDLMGKFVNLPVADLLGEGRQRSQVEVLGYLFYIGDRAKTDLPYRNEDQAEEEWFRLRNEEALTPESIVRLAEATYARYGFRDFKLKGGVLAGDDEIEAVTALSERFPEARITLDPNGAWSLKEAVRLCGGKHDVLAYAEDPCGAEDGFSGREIMAEFRKETGLPTATNMIATDWRQLQHALQLHSVDIPLADPHFWTMEGSVRVAQTCQMHGLTWGSHSNNHFDVSLAMFTHVAAAAPGDTTAIDTHWIWQDGQRLTKEPLRIQDGLLTVPDKPGLGVEVDMEQVEQAHAVYNSLPAGARNDAAAMQYLIPNWKFDPKKACLVR, encoded by the coding sequence ATGAGTGAATTGAAAGGCGCGCCGGTAATCACGGAGATGCGCGTTGTCCCTGTGGCGGGGCAGGATAGCATGTTGCTGAATTTAAGCGGCGCGCACGCTCCGTTCTTCACGCGCAATCTGGTGCTGCTGACGGATAGCGCGGGCAACACAGGTGTTGGCGAAGTGCCTGGCGGCGAGTCGATTCGTGAAGTGCTGGAGCAGTCGCGCGAAATTGTTGTTGGCAGCAGCATTGCGGCGTATCGCACCACGCTGCAACGCGTGCATACAGCTTTCGCAGATCGCGATTCAGGCGGACGCGGATTGCAGACATTCGATCTGCGTGTGGCGATCCATGCGGTCACAGCGCTGGAAGCGGCGCTGTTGGACCTGATGGGTAAGTTTGTAAACCTTCCTGTGGCGGACTTGCTGGGTGAAGGCAGGCAGCGTTCGCAGGTGGAGGTACTGGGATACCTGTTCTATATCGGCGATCGTGCGAAGACCGATCTTCCTTATCGCAATGAAGATCAGGCTGAAGAAGAATGGTTTCGCCTCCGCAATGAAGAAGCGTTGACACCCGAAAGTATCGTGCGCTTGGCTGAGGCCACATATGCGCGTTATGGCTTTCGCGATTTCAAACTGAAGGGCGGCGTGCTTGCGGGCGACGATGAAATAGAAGCAGTCACCGCGTTATCAGAACGCTTCCCAGAAGCACGCATCACGCTGGACCCGAATGGTGCGTGGTCACTGAAAGAAGCGGTGCGGCTGTGTGGTGGCAAGCATGATGTACTCGCGTATGCAGAAGACCCGTGCGGTGCGGAAGATGGTTTCAGTGGCCGCGAGATCATGGCTGAGTTCCGTAAGGAAACCGGCTTGCCCACAGCCACGAACATGATTGCAACCGACTGGCGACAGCTTCAGCACGCATTGCAATTGCATTCTGTGGACATTCCACTTGCTGATCCGCACTTCTGGACGATGGAAGGCTCTGTGCGTGTGGCGCAGACGTGCCAGATGCACGGGCTCACATGGGGTTCACACTCGAATAATCATTTTGATGTTTCGTTGGCCATGTTTACGCACGTCGCCGCGGCTGCGCCAGGAGACACTACAGCTATTGATACACACTGGATCTGGCAGGACGGGCAACGTCTGACAAAAGAGCCGTTGCGAATTCAGGATGGTTTGCTCACTGTGCCGGACAAGCCGGGGCTGGGCGTGGAAGTGGATATGGAGCAAGTGGAACAGGCTCATGCCGTGTATAACAGCTTGCCTGCAGGTGCTCGCAACGATGCGGCGGCGATGCAGTACCTGATCCCGAATTGGAAGTTTGACCCGAAGAAGGCGTGCCTTGTTCGTTGA
- a CDS encoding MFS transporter: MITSRQTRIRYLIVLMLFLASSFSYGDRVVLSIVGVALSKDLHLNALKLGYLLSAFSWAYVVMQLPAGSLLDRYGSKRVYGYSIVGWSICALAAGFVGYLPVAMAFGALFFLRLLSGAVQSPIFPGNGRIVAAWFPAAERGRASAIFNSSQYFALVFFGPLMGWLVTKRNWEACFWLGGVMSLLLSALWFRAVYSVKEHPRISQAEIEHIEVGGGLASMDSGTAKRASTLTWSGVKLLLSNRMLVGIYIGQYCITALTWFFLTWFPIYLSQARHMSMQKVGFLAALPALCGVVGGILGGVVSDILLRKTKSATIARKTPIVAGMLCSLTMIGCNYTDSSTVVVALMALAFFGKGFGALGWTVISDVSPKNMIGLNGGLFNLIGNTAGITTPIIIGYIREKTGSFEMALVYVGFMALTAIISYLLIVGEIRRVEFTPEQLQGRAG, from the coding sequence ATGATCACATCGCGACAGACGCGGATCCGTTACCTGATTGTGTTGATGCTCTTCCTCGCCAGTTCGTTTAGTTATGGCGATCGCGTGGTGTTGTCGATTGTCGGCGTGGCATTGAGTAAGGACCTGCATCTGAATGCGCTGAAGCTTGGCTATCTCTTGTCTGCGTTCAGTTGGGCGTATGTGGTGATGCAGTTGCCCGCAGGCAGCCTGCTGGATCGCTACGGGTCGAAGCGCGTGTACGGCTACAGCATCGTGGGCTGGTCCATCTGTGCGCTCGCGGCGGGCTTTGTGGGATATCTGCCCGTTGCGATGGCGTTTGGAGCATTGTTCTTTCTTCGATTGCTATCGGGGGCTGTGCAGTCGCCCATCTTTCCGGGTAACGGACGTATCGTGGCTGCCTGGTTTCCCGCTGCGGAACGCGGTCGTGCTTCGGCAATCTTTAATTCTTCCCAGTACTTTGCACTGGTGTTCTTCGGTCCTCTGATGGGCTGGCTAGTGACCAAGCGCAACTGGGAGGCGTGCTTCTGGCTCGGCGGTGTAATGAGTCTGCTGCTGAGTGCGCTGTGGTTTCGCGCGGTCTACAGCGTGAAAGAGCATCCGCGCATCAGCCAGGCTGAGATTGAGCACATTGAGGTTGGTGGCGGTCTTGCTTCCATGGATTCCGGTACGGCAAAGCGTGCGTCCACGCTGACGTGGTCTGGCGTGAAGCTCTTGCTTAGCAACCGCATGCTCGTAGGCATTTACATAGGCCAGTACTGCATTACGGCGCTAACGTGGTTCTTCCTCACATGGTTCCCCATCTACCTGAGCCAGGCACGGCACATGTCCATGCAAAAGGTTGGCTTTCTCGCAGCACTGCCGGCGTTGTGTGGCGTGGTGGGCGGTATTCTTGGCGGCGTGGTTAGCGACATTTTGTTGCGCAAAACGAAGAGTGCAACTATTGCACGCAAGACGCCGATTGTGGCGGGCATGCTGTGTTCGCTGACGATGATCGGTTGCAATTACACGGATAGCAGCACTGTGGTGGTGGCGCTGATGGCGCTTGCATTCTTTGGCAAGGGCTTCGGTGCGCTGGGCTGGACGGTGATTTCAGACGTCTCGCCAAAGAACATGATTGGATTGAATGGTGGACTGTTCAATCTGATTGGCAATACCGCGGGCATCACGACGCCGATCATTATTGGTTACATCCGCGAAAAGACTGGATCGTTTGAGATGGCGCTGGTGTATGTGGGTTTCATGGCGCTGACAGCCATCATTAGTTATCTGCTGATTGTGGGTGAGATTCGCCGCGTGGAGTTTACGCCGGAGCAGTTGCAGGGGAGAGCGGGATGA
- a CDS encoding FAD-binding and (Fe-S)-binding domain-containing protein encodes MSTTSPFPILQQTLSDPHPHERFSDAARLEQRLRATVQGEVRFDDASRALYATDASNYRQVPIGLVIPKTIDDVVATVAACRTFGAPVLSRGGGTSLAGQCCNVAVVMDFSKYLNHIVSLDPDGRMAQVQPGIVLDALRDEAEKHELTFAPDPATHSRCTLGGMIGNNSCGVHALMGGKTVDNIEELDILLYDGTRMTVGRTSEEELEQIIAAGGRKGEIYAGLKRLRDMYSNLVRERFPDIPRRVSGYNLDQLLTENGFNVARALVGTEGTCVTILGAKCELKQSPQKRRLVALGFPDPYIAADHVPNVLKHNPIGLEGFDGLLVDFMLRKNLAVDDVKLLPEGRGFLLCEFGTNDDAEVDAIVERFLEDVQTFPVKPTIGRYSESEAARVWKVRESGLGASVFVPGEKSGWEGWEDSAVPPEHLGNYLRDLFHLLHEYDYRTPMYGHFGQGCVHLRISFDLRTHEGAEKYRSFIDRAADIVLKYGGSFSGEHGDGQSRACLLPKMFGDELMQAFREFKRLWDPTNHMNPGKLIDPVAVYDAIDNLRIGPGYEAAATKTWFTYPNDEGFAGATERCVGVGACRRHDHGTMCPSYMATHEEKHSTRGRAHLLWEMLHGNTISEGWKSEEIHDALDLCLSCKACKTECPVNVDMATWKSEFLAHYYEGKHHPLAHYGFGYMDKWASLASIAPTLANLPMKIAPLASVAKRVLHIAPQRELPQFAKSNFRDDFNRTHAWKPQQTDAILWADTWNNYFHPSALHAAADLLNDAGYTITTQKRHICCGRPLYDFGFLDEAKKYLRRVLDTFAHEIDAGIPVIMLEPSCATVFRDELLNFYPNDERAKKLAKQTILLSEALARKQWQPPQMPDRRIVVHGHCHQKTQLTMKDDMALLQATGARIELLDSGCCGMAGPFGFEKDKYEVSQTLAERVLMPAVRAASEQDIIVSNGFSCREQVAQNGPRRAVHLSEVLAGRCGGN; translated from the coding sequence ATGAGCACCACCTCGCCATTTCCCATCCTTCAGCAAACGCTCTCCGACCCTCATCCCCACGAGCGGTTTTCTGATGCCGCGCGCCTGGAACAACGCCTGCGCGCCACGGTTCAAGGTGAGGTGCGATTCGACGACGCCTCGCGAGCACTCTACGCTACCGATGCTTCGAACTATCGCCAGGTGCCCATCGGCCTCGTCATTCCTAAGACCATCGACGATGTGGTTGCAACCGTTGCTGCTTGCCGAACCTTTGGCGCGCCGGTGCTGTCACGCGGCGGTGGCACCAGTCTTGCAGGCCAGTGTTGCAACGTGGCCGTGGTGATGGATTTTTCCAAGTACCTGAACCACATCGTCTCGCTCGATCCGGATGGCCGCATGGCACAGGTACAACCCGGCATTGTGCTGGATGCACTGCGCGACGAAGCCGAAAAACACGAGCTCACCTTCGCACCTGATCCTGCAACACATTCGCGCTGCACGTTAGGGGGCATGATCGGCAACAACTCTTGCGGAGTGCATGCGCTGATGGGTGGCAAAACCGTCGACAACATCGAAGAGCTAGACATTCTTCTTTACGACGGGACGCGCATGACCGTTGGCCGCACCAGCGAAGAAGAATTGGAACAGATCATTGCTGCAGGTGGCCGCAAGGGCGAGATTTACGCAGGATTGAAGCGCCTTCGCGACATGTACAGCAATCTGGTGCGCGAACGCTTCCCGGATATTCCGCGCCGCGTCTCCGGCTACAACCTGGATCAGCTACTAACGGAAAATGGCTTCAACGTAGCGCGCGCACTCGTAGGCACTGAGGGCACTTGCGTCACAATTTTGGGCGCGAAGTGCGAACTGAAACAAAGCCCGCAGAAGCGTCGTCTCGTCGCACTTGGATTTCCTGATCCGTACATTGCGGCCGATCACGTCCCGAACGTGCTGAAACACAATCCCATCGGCCTGGAGGGCTTTGATGGCCTGCTGGTCGACTTCATGCTGCGGAAGAATCTCGCGGTGGATGACGTGAAGCTTCTACCCGAAGGACGCGGCTTCCTGCTCTGCGAATTCGGCACCAACGACGACGCAGAAGTTGACGCCATCGTGGAGCGCTTCCTGGAAGATGTGCAGACGTTTCCTGTAAAGCCCACCATTGGCCGCTACAGTGAAAGCGAAGCCGCGCGCGTGTGGAAGGTGCGTGAATCGGGCCTTGGTGCCAGTGTATTTGTTCCCGGTGAAAAGAGTGGATGGGAAGGATGGGAAGACTCCGCCGTTCCGCCAGAACATCTTGGCAACTACCTGCGCGATCTCTTCCACTTGCTGCACGAATATGACTACCGCACACCCATGTATGGCCACTTCGGCCAGGGATGCGTGCATCTTCGTATCTCGTTCGATCTGCGCACGCACGAAGGCGCGGAGAAGTATCGATCCTTTATTGATCGTGCTGCAGACATTGTGTTGAAGTACGGCGGCTCATTCTCCGGAGAACACGGCGATGGGCAATCGCGCGCATGCCTGCTGCCAAAGATGTTTGGCGACGAATTGATGCAAGCTTTCCGCGAATTCAAGCGATTGTGGGATCCCACCAATCACATGAATCCGGGCAAGCTCATTGATCCTGTTGCGGTCTATGACGCCATCGACAATCTGCGCATTGGCCCCGGCTACGAAGCCGCTGCAACAAAGACATGGTTCACCTATCCGAATGACGAAGGCTTTGCAGGAGCCACGGAACGTTGCGTTGGTGTGGGTGCATGCCGGCGGCACGATCACGGCACCATGTGCCCCAGCTATATGGCCACGCACGAGGAGAAGCATTCCACGCGTGGCCGCGCCCACCTGCTGTGGGAGATGCTGCACGGCAATACCATCAGCGAGGGCTGGAAGAGCGAAGAGATTCACGATGCGCTGGACCTCTGCCTGTCCTGCAAAGCATGCAAGACAGAATGCCCTGTGAACGTGGACATGGCCACGTGGAAGTCAGAGTTCCTGGCGCACTACTACGAAGGCAAGCATCATCCGCTGGCGCACTATGGCTTCGGATACATGGATAAGTGGGCATCGCTCGCATCGATTGCACCCACACTGGCGAATCTGCCGATGAAGATTGCGCCATTGGCATCGGTTGCAAAGCGGGTGCTTCACATAGCACCGCAACGTGAACTTCCGCAGTTCGCAAAGAGCAACTTCCGCGACGACTTCAATCGCACACACGCATGGAAGCCACAGCAAACCGACGCGATTCTGTGGGCCGACACGTGGAACAACTACTTCCATCCATCCGCGTTACACGCCGCTGCCGATCTGTTGAACGATGCCGGTTACACCATCACCACGCAGAAACGCCACATCTGCTGTGGACGCCCGCTATACGACTTCGGCTTTCTGGATGAAGCCAAGAAGTACCTCCGCCGCGTGCTGGATACCTTTGCCCATGAGATCGATGCTGGAATCCCCGTCATCATGCTGGAACCAAGCTGCGCCACCGTCTTTCGCGACGAACTGCTGAACTTCTATCCGAATGACGAACGTGCAAAGAAGTTAGCAAAGCAAACCATTCTGCTAAGCGAGGCACTCGCACGCAAACAATGGCAGCCACCGCAGATGCCAGACCGCCGTATCGTTGTGCATGGCCACTGCCACCAGAAGACACAGCTCACCATGAAGGACGACATGGCCTTGCTTCAGGCAACGGGAGCACGGATAGAACTGCTTGACTCCGGCTGCTGTGGCATGGCCGGTCCATTTGGGTTTGAGAAGGATAAGTATGAAGTCTCGCAGACACTCGCCGAACGAGTGCTGATGCCCGCGGTACGCGCCGCATCGGAACAGGACATCATCGTCAGCAACGGCTTCAGCTGCCGCGAACAAGTTGCGCAGAATGGCCCTCGCCGCGCTGTGCATCTATCGGAGGTTCTTGCTGGTCGCTGTGGAGGAAACTAA
- the rlmN gene encoding 23S rRNA (adenine(2503)-C(2))-methyltransferase RlmN, with protein MSALFGKSLPELTELAATLGQKPYRARQIFDALYKQRVTDFDAITPLSQELRASLAAEHTVGMPEIVQTAVSVDGTERYLMRMEDGETVETVWMPDGDGVENTDDSEEAADNRADAKFLDKRNWGALAPLGYRRSTICISSQVGCAVNCQFCLTAKLGIKRDLTAGEIAGQVAAVLNRHKIQMGKDRINLVFMGMGEPFLNYDNFMKSVLLLVEGIGIPASRMTVSTSGIEPAIRRFAQETVRPNLALSLNGSNDTVREQVMPITRKWNIEKLLDAVNTIPLSKRDWVTFEYVMLGGINDQLSNAHEVLALLKGMHAKVNLIVWNPGPDMPYTQPTPEDVDVFQQTLIQNGLPCYIRRPRGRDIYAACGQLKRTVEPEKPADALVQLSA; from the coding sequence ATGTCTGCGCTCTTTGGTAAATCGCTTCCGGAATTGACCGAACTGGCCGCCACGCTGGGCCAGAAGCCCTACCGTGCGCGGCAGATCTTCGATGCGCTGTACAAACAGCGTGTGACGGACTTTGACGCCATCACGCCACTTTCGCAGGAATTGCGCGCCTCGCTGGCCGCGGAACACACAGTGGGCATGCCCGAGATTGTGCAGACTGCGGTTTCCGTGGACGGCACCGAGCGCTACCTGATGCGCATGGAAGACGGCGAAACGGTGGAAACCGTCTGGATGCCGGATGGCGATGGCGTGGAGAATACTGACGACTCCGAAGAGGCCGCCGACAATCGCGCCGACGCGAAATTTCTAGATAAGCGGAATTGGGGCGCACTCGCTCCGCTGGGATATCGACGTTCCACCATCTGCATTTCGTCGCAGGTAGGCTGCGCGGTGAACTGCCAATTCTGTCTGACGGCAAAGCTTGGCATCAAGCGCGATCTGACGGCAGGCGAAATTGCGGGGCAGGTGGCGGCGGTGCTCAACCGTCACAAAATTCAGATGGGCAAGGACCGTATCAACCTTGTCTTCATGGGCATGGGCGAGCCCTTCCTGAACTACGACAACTTCATGAAGTCTGTTCTGCTGCTCGTAGAGGGCATCGGCATTCCTGCGTCGCGTATGACGGTGAGCACCAGCGGCATTGAACCGGCCATTCGCCGCTTTGCGCAGGAGACGGTTCGGCCCAATCTGGCACTGTCCTTAAACGGATCAAACGACACGGTGCGTGAACAGGTAATGCCCATCACGCGCAAATGGAACATTGAAAAGCTGCTGGACGCGGTGAATACCATCCCGTTGAGCAAGCGCGACTGGGTCACGTTCGAATACGTCATGCTGGGCGGCATCAACGATCAGCTTTCAAACGCGCATGAAGTTCTTGCGTTGCTGAAAGGCATGCACGCGAAGGTAAACCTGATCGTGTGGAATCCAGGGCCGGACATGCCGTATACGCAACCCACCCCAGAAGACGTGGATGTGTTTCAGCAGACGCTGATCCAGAACGGCTTGCCCTGCTACATCCGCCGTCCACGTGGTCGCGACATCTACGCAGCCTGCGGCCAGTTGAAGCGCACTGTAGAACCAGAGAAGCCTGCGGATGCGCTGGTACAACTCAGCGCTTAG
- a CDS encoding aldehyde dehydrogenase (NADP(+)), producing MAITGSILIGNEEIVGTAGTQRAVNPATNAELDPVFGGGTLEDVDRACSLAAQDFDAFRSAPLETRALLLETIADNLMALGDELIERAMAESGLPRPRLEGERGRTCGQLRLFASLVREGRFLNVTVDTALPDRKPLPRSDLRSRKIPVGPVAVFGASNFPLAFSVAGGDTAAALAAGCPVIAKSHPSHLGTSELAGRAIQSAVTSLGLPAGVFSLLVGVGNEVGAALVQHPAVQSVAFTGSRRGGQALMALAAARPQPVPVFAEMSSINPLFLLPAALEIRGAAIAAGLVSSATLGVGQFCTKPGLIFGIAGPAFDAFKVAATDWISAAASATMLNSGIQQAFAHGVGALGKANGVKKLGEGTEATHPTAAQPALFATTAAEFAANPKLSEEVFGPAALVIECRNADEMVKLANQFEGQLTATMHLEAEDHALAAQLLPVLERKAGRIVINGFPTGVEVSYAMVHGGPFPSTSDARATSVGAMAIERFLRPVCYQDFPAELLPAELQDEHLSEHARLVDGKLYTA from the coding sequence ATGGCGATCACGGGATCCATACTGATTGGCAATGAAGAAATCGTCGGCACCGCGGGAACGCAGCGTGCGGTGAATCCAGCAACAAACGCAGAGCTGGACCCTGTGTTTGGTGGCGGAACGCTGGAAGATGTCGATCGCGCCTGCTCGCTTGCTGCGCAGGATTTCGATGCGTTCCGGAGCGCGCCGCTCGAAACGCGTGCTCTTTTGCTGGAGACCATCGCCGACAACCTGATGGCGCTTGGTGATGAGCTGATCGAACGCGCAATGGCAGAGAGTGGGTTGCCTCGCCCACGGCTGGAAGGCGAACGCGGACGCACGTGCGGACAGCTTCGTCTGTTCGCTTCATTGGTGCGTGAGGGGCGTTTCCTGAATGTCACGGTTGATACGGCGCTCCCCGATCGCAAGCCATTGCCGCGTTCCGATCTGCGCTCTCGCAAGATTCCGGTAGGTCCGGTCGCAGTGTTTGGCGCGAGTAATTTCCCGCTCGCATTCTCCGTAGCGGGTGGCGATACGGCTGCGGCGTTGGCTGCGGGATGTCCTGTAATTGCGAAGTCGCATCCATCACACTTAGGTACGTCGGAACTCGCGGGACGTGCAATTCAGTCGGCTGTGACTTCGCTGGGATTGCCAGCAGGTGTGTTCTCGTTGCTTGTCGGCGTGGGCAATGAAGTGGGTGCGGCATTGGTGCAGCATCCTGCGGTGCAGTCGGTTGCTTTCACCGGATCACGCAGAGGCGGGCAGGCGTTGATGGCGCTTGCTGCCGCGCGTCCACAGCCGGTTCCGGTGTTCGCAGAGATGAGCAGCATCAACCCTCTGTTTCTTTTGCCTGCTGCACTGGAGATACGCGGTGCTGCAATTGCTGCGGGGCTGGTGTCATCTGCAACGTTGGGCGTTGGACAATTCTGCACCAAGCCTGGCTTGATCTTCGGCATCGCTGGGCCTGCGTTTGATGCGTTCAAGGTCGCGGCGACGGATTGGATCTCTGCGGCTGCTTCCGCAACCATGCTGAACAGCGGCATTCAACAGGCGTTTGCACATGGCGTAGGTGCACTTGGCAAAGCGAATGGTGTGAAGAAGCTGGGCGAAGGTACAGAGGCGACTCATCCCACAGCGGCGCAGCCTGCTTTGTTCGCCACGACGGCTGCAGAGTTTGCGGCGAATCCGAAGTTGTCAGAAGAAGTATTCGGGCCTGCCGCTCTCGTCATTGAATGCCGCAATGCGGACGAAATGGTTAAGCTGGCGAACCAGTTTGAAGGACAGCTCACGGCGACGATGCACCTGGAAGCCGAAGACCATGCGCTGGCTGCGCAGTTGCTGCCGGTGTTGGAACGCAAAGCGGGACGCATCGTTATCAATGGCTTCCCCACGGGCGTTGAGGTGAGTTACGCCATGGTGCATGGTGGCCCGTTTCCATCGACATCAGACGCGCGTGCCACCAGCGTCGGAGCGATGGCGATTGAGCGCTTTCTGCGGCCTGTCTGCTATCAGGATTTTCCGGCAGAGTTGTTGCCGGCGGAGTTGCAGGATGAGCATCTTTCGGAACATGCGCGCCTTGTCGATGGAAAGTTGTACACCGCATGA
- the garD gene encoding galactarate dehydratase, which translates to MKPLRIQLQPEDNVAIVVNEGGLPAGTVFDDGLMLVEHVPEAHKVALVNLPKGSPVTRYGVTIGTTNADVPRGAWVHEGLMEEPAAPSLHDAPFGGAPIPDMSPLEGITFQGYRNADGTVGTRNILAISTTVQCVSATVDYAVKRIKQDLLPKYPNVDDVIAITHNYGCGIAFYAPGSEIPIRTLRNLALNPNLGGAPMVVSLGCEKMQPSSMLPASTLPVLQQAPYVVTLQDEEHHGFMEIVAAILEMAEKRLEELNRRTRVTCPASDLVVGMQCGGSDAFSGVTANPAVGYASDLLVRAGATVMFSEVTEVRDGIHMLTARAANDDVARALVREMQWYDDYLAHGGMDRSANPTPGNKAGGLNNIVEKAMGSIAKSGRSQIHGVLGPGERASTKGLLFAATPASDFVCGTLQLAAGMNMHVFTTGRGTPYGLAMAPVIKLSTRTPLARRWHDLIDIDAGTIATGEETIAQVGERIFQMILDTASGKHTTWADHYGLHNEFALFNPAPIT; encoded by the coding sequence ATGAAACCGTTACGCATACAGCTTCAGCCGGAAGACAACGTAGCCATCGTGGTGAACGAAGGCGGCTTGCCTGCAGGCACAGTCTTTGACGATGGATTGATGCTGGTGGAGCATGTGCCGGAGGCGCACAAGGTTGCACTTGTGAATCTGCCGAAGGGCTCGCCGGTGACGCGCTATGGTGTCACCATCGGCACCACGAATGCGGATGTGCCGCGCGGTGCGTGGGTGCATGAGGGATTGATGGAAGAACCTGCCGCGCCTTCGTTGCACGATGCTCCGTTTGGTGGCGCGCCGATTCCGGATATGTCTCCGCTGGAAGGCATTACGTTTCAGGGCTATCGCAATGCCGATGGCACGGTGGGAACACGAAACATTCTTGCCATCAGCACCACGGTGCAGTGTGTTTCGGCCACGGTGGACTATGCGGTAAAACGCATCAAGCAGGACCTGCTGCCGAAGTATCCCAATGTGGACGACGTCATTGCCATCACTCATAACTATGGTTGCGGCATTGCGTTTTACGCACCGGGTTCTGAGATTCCTATTCGCACGTTGCGGAACCTTGCGTTGAATCCGAATCTTGGTGGCGCGCCGATGGTGGTTAGCCTTGGCTGCGAGAAGATGCAGCCTTCGTCCATGCTGCCTGCGTCGACGTTGCCTGTGCTGCAACAAGCGCCCTATGTTGTGACATTGCAGGATGAAGAACATCACGGATTCATGGAGATTGTCGCTGCCATTCTGGAGATGGCAGAGAAGCGTTTGGAAGAGCTGAATCGGCGCACACGTGTGACGTGCCCTGCAAGCGATCTTGTCGTGGGTATGCAGTGTGGCGGAAGCGATGCGTTCAGCGGAGTCACGGCGAATCCTGCAGTGGGTTACGCCAGCGATCTGCTGGTGCGTGCGGGCGCTACGGTGATGTTCAGTGAAGTCACTGAAGTGCGCGATGGCATCCACATGCTGACAGCACGCGCGGCGAACGACGATGTAGCGCGTGCATTAGTTCGCGAGATGCAGTGGTACGACGATTATCTTGCGCATGGCGGCATGGATCGTAGCGCGAATCCAACTCCCGGAAACAAGGCGGGTGGGTTGAACAACATTGTGGAGAAGGCGATGGGTTCCATTGCCAAGAGTGGGCGTTCGCAGATTCATGGTGTGCTTGGGCCAGGGGAGCGTGCATCGACAAAAGGATTGCTCTTTGCCGCAACGCCTGCGAGTGATTTTGTGTGCGGCACGCTGCAGCTTGCTGCTGGGATGAACATGCACGTGTTCACCACTGGTCGTGGCACGCCCTATGGTTTGGCGATGGCGCCGGTGATCAAATTGAGCACACGGACGCCGCTGGCGCGGCGTTGGCATGACCTGATTGATATCGACGCGGGCACGATTGCCACGGGTGAAGAGACGATTGCGCAGGTGGGCGAGCGCATCTTCCAGATGATCCTGGATACGGCGAGCGGGAAACATACAACGTGGGCGGACCATTACGGTTTGCACAATGAGTTCGCTTTGTTTAATCCCGCACCCATCACTTAG
- the kdgD gene encoding 5-dehydro-4-deoxyglucarate dehydratase — MTMDPKALAQRVGSGLLSFPVTHFTADGDFNEDSYRKHLAWLGETPLAALFAAGGTGEYFSLTLDEYSRVVSAAVSEVAGRMPILSGCGYGTRTAIEYAKAAEKAGAQGLLLFPPYLVNADQDGLFRHVKAVCDSTSLGVIVYNRDNAIATDVTLARMCDACPNLVGFKDGVGDLELMMKIYLRMGDRLTYIGGLPTAETFALSYLEMGVTTYSSAIFNFLPKWATAFYAAVRRRDHAHVAKEMREFVVPYLAIRDRRKGYAVSIVKAGVRLKGHDCGPVRTPLSDLTEEEMAMLAKLLEGRS; from the coding sequence ATGACCATGGATCCCAAAGCACTTGCGCAGAGGGTTGGCTCCGGCCTTCTCTCTTTTCCTGTAACGCACTTCACTGCAGATGGTGACTTCAACGAAGATTCGTACCGCAAGCATCTTGCGTGGTTGGGCGAGACGCCATTGGCTGCGTTGTTTGCGGCAGGTGGAACGGGCGAGTATTTCTCGTTGACTCTGGACGAGTACAGCCGCGTTGTGAGCGCTGCAGTCAGTGAAGTCGCAGGTCGCATGCCGATTCTGAGCGGCTGCGGCTACGGCACGCGCACAGCGATTGAGTATGCAAAGGCCGCGGAGAAAGCGGGCGCGCAGGGATTGCTACTGTTTCCTCCGTATCTTGTGAATGCGGATCAGGATGGATTGTTTCGCCACGTGAAGGCGGTGTGCGACTCCACATCGCTGGGTGTAATTGTTTACAACCGCGACAATGCAATCGCCACGGATGTAACGCTGGCGCGGATGTGCGATGCGTGCCCGAATCTGGTTGGGTTTAAGGATGGCGTGGGCGATCTTGAGTTGATGATGAAGATCTATCTGCGTATGGGCGATCGGCTTACGTACATTGGCGGCTTGCCCACGGCAGAAACGTTTGCATTGAGCTATCTGGAGATGGGCGTAACAACGTATTCATCGGCCATCTTTAACTTCCTGCCCAAGTGGGCCACAGCGTTCTATGCTGCGGTGCGTCGGCGCGACCATGCGCATGTTGCGAAGGAGATGCGCGAGTTCGTTGTGCCGTACCTTGCCATTCGTGATCGTCGCAAAGGCTACGCGGTGTCTATTGTGAAGGCGGGTGTGCGTTTGAAGGGACATGATTGTGGCCCGGTGCGTACGCCGCTGAGTGATCTGACAGAAGAAGAGATGGCAATGCTGGCGAAGCTGCTGGAAGGCCGTTCGTAA